In Littorina saxatilis isolate snail1 unplaced genomic scaffold, US_GU_Lsax_2.0 scaffold_132, whole genome shotgun sequence, a single genomic region encodes these proteins:
- the LOC138956442 gene encoding G-protein coupled receptor GRL101-like, with protein sequence MFGKLSKLIHLNISGNPLVSTLDSTFTAFLTETGLVHLQDLVMVNTSLRTIADNALSVLKQLVSLDIRGNEIEIHGAGLFQGLVNLRMLKTDDFKLCCPFVLPKTSECESPEDELSSCSDLLRLDIFRVFLWVISVLVVVGNAGVLVYAVIKSKETLSSPYRLLVANLAAADFLMGIYMTIIGSADAHFNGVYVVHEAEWRQSGTCITAGFLAFVSSEVSAFIICLITLDRFLKVCFPFKFQLHMGPRSCVVMCCVAWLCGLCLAAVPLIAQLQFYGVSGICLPLPITRHSFSGHGYAFGVFVMMNFVLFVLIGAGQAAIYRVIRASAKAAGSKRQQRDTTIARRLFLVVLTDFCCWFPIGVMGIMAFYGIPIPLQVNALVAVFVMPLNSALNPFLYTLNALGEKWAEEKTDKKAKKILGNLQAEILKLPPSIMEPLVRSYLCSNKAVNKEHFLCSLDDQDEGTATTSV encoded by the coding sequence ATGTTTGGGAAGCTTTCAAAACTGATTCACCTCAATATATCTGGCAATCCGCTGGTCAGCACGCTGGATTCTACATTCACCGCTTTTCTCACAGAAACTGGACTGGTCCATCTTCAGGATTTGGTTATGGTCAACACAAGTTTAAGAACAATCGCAGACAACGCTCTCAGTGTTCTGAAACAGCTGGTCAGCCTTGACATAAGAGGCAATGAAATAGAGATCCATGGTGCGGGTTTGTTTCAGGGCCTGGTGAATCTCAGAATGTTAAAAACGGACGACTTCAAGCTGTGCTGCCCTTTTGTTCTTCCGAAAACGTCAGAATGTGAATCCCCTGAGGACGAACTGTCTTCGTGCAGTGACTTGCTTCGCCTTGACATCTTCAGGGTGTTTCTGTGGGTCATCTCTGTCCTGGTCGTTGTGGGCAACGCTGGTGTGCTGGTGTACGCAGTGATCAAGAGCAAAGAGACCTTGTCTTCCCCGTATCGCCTGCTGGTCGCCAACCTGGCTGCCGCTGACTTTCTCATGGGCATCTACATGACGATCATCGGGTCTGCTGACGCACACTTCAACGGGGTCTACGTGGTGCACGAGGCTGAGTGGCGACAGAGCGGCACGTGCATCACCGCTGGTTTCTTGGCCTTTGTGTCCAGCGAGGTGTCTGCCTTCATCATCTGCCTCATCACGCTGGATCGCTTTCTGAAGGTGTGCTTCCCCTTCAAGTTTCAGCTACACATGGGTCCCCGGTCCTGCGTGGTGATGTGCTGCGTGGCTTGGCTGTGTGGGCTGTGTCTGGCCGCCGTGCCTCTCATCGCTCAGCTCCAGTTCTACGGGGTGAGCGGCATCTGCCTGCCTCTGCCCATCACGCGTCATTCCTTCAGCGGCCACGGCTACGCCTTTGGCGTCTTCGTCATGATGAACTTTGTCCTCTTCGTGCTGATCGGGGCGGGACAGGCGGCTATCTACAGGGTCATACGAGCCTCAGCGAAAGCAGCAGGGAGCAAACGACAGCAACGAGACACGACCATCGCCCGCCGTCTGTTCCTGGTGGTGTTGACCGACTTCTGCTGCTGGTTCCCTATCGGGGTGATGGGAATCATGGCGTTCTACGGCATACCTATCCCCCTTCAGGTCAACGCGTTGGTCGCCGTCTTCGTGATGCCGCTCAACTCGGCGCTCAACCCTTTTCTCTACACACTGAACGCACTTGGTGAAAAATGGGCTGAAGagaaaactgacaaaaaagCTAAGAAAATTCTGGGGAACCTGCAGGCTGAGATTCTCAAGCTTCCCCCAAGCATAATGGAACCACTGGTGCGAAGTTATCTTTGCTCTAACAAAGCTGTTAATAAAGAGCATTTTCTTTGTTCACTGGATGACCAGGACGAGGGCACTGCCACAACATCGGTGTAA